The sequence below is a genomic window from Polaromonas naphthalenivorans CJ2.
AAGGCGGCGCATGGGCAAGACGGAATTCCTGGTGGAGGACTTCATGCCGGCGGCGCGGGCCGGCGGGTACAGCTGCGCTTACGTGAACCTTTGGGAGCTTAAAAGCGATCCCGCCACGGCGCTGGTTTTAGCCTTGCATCAGGCCATTGAGCCCAAGAGTTTTGCCAAGGTATGGGAGCGGTTGAACACGCCGATTTCAAAAATCAAGGCATCCGGCAAATTCGCGGGGATGGCCGAGGCGGGTGTTGAAGCCGAGCTTGGCAACAGGCACCAGGTCGCGGGCACGCTGCTGATGCAGGCGATGGCCGAGTTCGACAAATACAAAAAATCTCTCGTGCTCATCATTGACGAAGCGCAGGTGCTCGCTGCCGCGGAGAATTCCGTCTTTGCTCATGCGCTGCGCGCCGCACTGGACATCCGCAAGGATCGGCTGAAGGTGCTGTTTGCGGGCAGTTCGGAGACCACTTTGCGCCGGATGTTTGGCCGGGCGTCGGAGCCGTTCTACAACTGGGCGGCACTGGAGCCGTTCCCGCTTCTGGGTGTGGAGTTCGTGGCGTTCATGGTGGACAAGGTGGCGCAGATTTCCCGGTTTCCCTTGCCCTTGCCTGATGCGCTGCAGGCATTTGACGCGCTCAAGCAAACCCCCTTGTTTTTCCGCGACTACGTGGAGCGATACCTCACCCATCCCTTCGAAGGAACCCAGGGCGCACTGGACTTCACCAGGGCGAAGGCTTTCAACGACGGCGAATTCGAAAAGCAGTGGAAGGACCTCCTGCCAGCTGACCAAATACTGCTGGCTCTCATTGCCCGCGACACGTCTGATCTGCAGGGGCTCGAAGTGCGCACTACGGTGGGCGCACGCCTGGGGATTGAAAAGCCCGTGCCCGCTGGTGCAGTTCAAAACTCCCTTCGGCGCTTGGTCGACAAGAGCGTTATTACCCGGATGGACCGGGGCGCTTACCGTATCGAGGATGAGGCGTTTGCCGACTGGGTGCGCCATCAGGATTAGCGCCGATGGTCGGCCTGGCCAGCTTGGGCACTGGTGCCCCAAGCTGGCCCAAGGCCAAGGCCTTGCGAGAAGGCCGTTCAAGGCGACGTTTCGAACTGGCCCTTGTCCACGCTCACGCTCTTGAGCGTCTGGCCATCGGGCATCTTTTCGCCGACCTTGATCTGCCGGACCGAGCGGCCCTGGCGAACGATCACGGTGCCCTCGATGACATTGACCACCTTGAAGTCAAGCGCGGCTGGCAGCGCCTGCGCCGGATCAGTGGCCCGGGCTTCGGGCGCGGCCTTGGCGCGGCTGCTCGAAAGCACGAACTCGCCCTCCTCGGGCGGCTTGGCCGCCGGCTTGTCGGCCGTGCGTTCTGGCAAGGGCGCGTTCGATAGGCGTGGCGGCGGTGCGCGCTGGGCTGGCGGCGCTGGCGGCGCTGGCGCCAGCATGCGCGCCGGCAATGGCAGGGGCACGGCCAGCGCTGCTGGCTGGGCCGCTTGAACGGGCGCCGCCTCCTGGCTTGGCGCCGGGGCGGTGGGTGGCGAGGGCTGCGCCAGATGGGCGGCCACGGCAGCGCCTGCGGGCGGCTCGGAAGCTGGCGCCGGCTCGATGCGTTCGATGATGTGACGCTGAACGGGCGCCGGGCTTTTGGTGCCAACGGCGTAACCCACGGCCACGCACACCAGGCCCGTGGCTGCGGCCACGGCCATCAGGCGCCGGCGCAGGCCGGCCTTGGAGTTGGCGATGCGCTCCTTGCGAATGACCGCGATGGTTTGGAGTTCGCGCTTGAGCCGCTCCTGGCTCTGGCGCTTTGCAATGGCTTGCGATTCGGCCATCGCCCGCTCCCTGGCCATGGCGCGCGGATCGCTCTGGCGGTCGGCGCCCGAAGAGGGCTGATCACCGGCTTGCATGGCTTAGAGGCTTTCGGCTTTGGCGGCCGAAGCGGTCCGCGCGGCGTAGCCCTCCGGCTTGGATTCGAACTTGCCGGCGCCCACATTGGGCGACTCGGGCGCGGCGCTCGCCTTGGCCGAAGCGCGCAAGATCCGCATGTCCACCGCGTCGGCCAGGTGGCTCACCAAAAGCTGGCCGCCCACGGTGACGTTGCCCTGGAACTGCGCACTGTCGCCGAGTTCGACATGGCCCCTGGCTTTGATCTCGCCGGAAAAGGCCCCTTCGATCAGCAGATCGTTGCAATCAATCGTGCAGTTGACCAGCGTGGCCAGCGCGGAAATCTTGATGGGCGTGTCGTCGGTGCATTCGATATGCACGTCGGTCAGCCTGCCGTCGATCAGCGCGGTCAAGCTGGTTTTGAGCGTGCCGGCAACGAGTTGGGTGTGTTCGGACACCAGCGTCAGGGGCTGGTCAAAGGTGGTGCTTGGAAAAAGTACATGGCGGTTCATGGCGAATTGCTTTCAGGGTTGGGTTAATAAAGGCGAGGGACAGTGAAATCGGAGGCAAGCGGATAAAGCGTCGCCTTGCGGCGCAGGGGAAGGGAAGGGAATGGCGTGGCTATTTTTTGAGCATGTCCCGAAGGGTGGCCGGGGAGCTGTCGCTGGCGCGCTTGAACTGCAGAGCGCCGAGCACCATGCCGGCGTACATGACCCATGCGCCAACGCGCCCGGTGCTTGACGCGGTCAGCAGTTTGCTCAGCAAGAATCCGCCGACAACCATGGCGACAGCGACCTTGAGCACCGTCAATCGGATGGCGGCGCCGCGCGCCTCAAGGAACGGCTCGACTTCGCCTTCGTCCATGCCGCGATTGACCAAAAATGC
It includes:
- a CDS encoding ATP-binding protein, encoding MGKTEFLVEDFMPAARAGGYSCAYVNLWELKSDPATALVLALHQAIEPKSFAKVWERLNTPISKIKASGKFAGMAEAGVEAELGNRHQVAGTLLMQAMAEFDKYKKSLVLIIDEAQVLAAAENSVFAHALRAALDIRKDRLKVLFAGSSETTLRRMFGRASEPFYNWAALEPFPLLGVEFVAFMVDKVAQISRFPLPLPDALQAFDALKQTPLFFRDYVERYLTHPFEGTQGALDFTRAKAFNDGEFEKQWKDLLPADQILLALIARDTSDLQGLEVRTTVGARLGIEKPVPAGAVQNSLRRLVDKSVITRMDRGAYRIEDEAFADWVRHQD
- a CDS encoding polymer-forming cytoskeletal protein, which codes for MNRHVLFPSTTFDQPLTLVSEHTQLVAGTLKTSLTALIDGRLTDVHIECTDDTPIKISALATLVNCTIDCNDLLIEGAFSGEIKARGHVELGDSAQFQGNVTVGGQLLVSHLADAVDMRILRASAKASAAPESPNVGAGKFESKPEGYAARTASAAKAESL